One window of the Enterobacter huaxiensis genome contains the following:
- the hisP gene encoding histidine ABC transporter ATP-binding protein HisP, whose protein sequence is MAENKLNVIDLHKRYGEHEVLKGVSLQANAGDVISIIGSSGSGKSTFLRCINFLEKPSEGSIVVSGQNINLVRDKDGQLKVADKNQLRLLRTRLTMVFQHFNLWSHMTVLENVMEAPVQVLGLSKQEARERAVKYLAKVGIDERQQMKYPVHLSGGQQQRVSIARALAMEPEVLLFDEPTSALDPELVGEVLRIMQKLAEEGKTMVVVTHEMGFARNVSNHVIFLHQGKIEEQGHPDEVLANPQSPRLQQFLKGSLK, encoded by the coding sequence ATGGCTGAGAACAAATTAAACGTAATTGATTTGCACAAACGCTACGGCGAACATGAAGTGCTGAAAGGGGTGTCGCTGCAGGCGAACGCGGGCGACGTAATCAGTATTATCGGCTCATCCGGTTCAGGAAAGAGCACCTTCCTGCGCTGCATCAACTTCCTCGAAAAACCGAGCGAAGGCTCGATTGTCGTGAGCGGGCAGAACATTAATCTGGTGCGCGATAAAGACGGCCAGCTGAAGGTGGCGGATAAAAATCAGCTGCGTCTGCTGCGCACGCGCCTGACGATGGTCTTCCAGCACTTCAACCTCTGGAGCCACATGACGGTGCTGGAGAACGTGATGGAAGCGCCGGTTCAGGTGCTGGGCCTGAGCAAGCAGGAAGCCCGCGAGCGCGCGGTGAAGTACCTTGCCAAAGTGGGTATCGACGAGCGCCAGCAGATGAAGTATCCGGTGCATCTCTCAGGCGGTCAGCAGCAGCGTGTTTCTATCGCCCGCGCTTTGGCGATGGAGCCGGAGGTGCTGCTGTTTGACGAACCGACCTCCGCGCTGGACCCGGAGCTCGTTGGCGAAGTGCTGCGCATCATGCAGAAGCTGGCCGAAGAGGGAAAAACAATGGTGGTGGTGACGCATGAGATGGGCTTCGCCCGTAACGTCTCAAATCACGTTATCTTCCTGCATCAGGGAAAAATTGAAGAGCAGGGGCATCCTGACGAGGTGTTAGCGAACCCGCAAAGCCCGCGTTTACAGCAGTTCCTGAAGGGATCGTTGAAGTAG
- the yfcG gene encoding GSH-dependent disulfide bond oxidoreductase codes for MIDLYYAPTPNGHKITLFLEEAELDYRIVRVDISKGDQFRPVFLAISPNNKIPAIIDNLPADGGKPLSLFESGEILLYLAEKTGKLLSGELRERHHTLQWLFWQSSGLGPMLGQNHHFTAYAPQPIPYAIERYQVETQRLYGVLNRRLEKTPWLGGDSYSIADIACWPWVNTHEKHRIDLASYPAVNNWFERIRNRPATERALQKIHQI; via the coding sequence ATGATCGACCTTTACTATGCCCCTACCCCAAACGGCCATAAGATCACCCTCTTTCTTGAAGAAGCCGAGCTGGACTACCGGATCGTTCGCGTCGATATCAGCAAAGGCGATCAGTTCCGGCCCGTGTTTCTGGCGATATCGCCCAACAATAAAATTCCTGCCATTATCGATAACCTGCCCGCCGACGGCGGCAAACCGCTAAGCCTGTTTGAATCCGGCGAAATCTTGCTCTACCTGGCGGAGAAAACCGGCAAGCTGCTGAGCGGGGAGCTGCGCGAGCGCCACCATACGCTGCAGTGGCTTTTCTGGCAGTCGAGCGGTCTGGGGCCCATGCTGGGACAGAACCATCACTTTACCGCCTACGCGCCGCAGCCGATCCCCTACGCTATCGAGCGCTATCAGGTTGAAACCCAGCGGTTATATGGCGTATTAAACCGCCGGCTGGAGAAAACGCCGTGGCTGGGAGGCGATAGCTACAGCATTGCCGATATTGCCTGCTGGCCGTGGGTAAATACGCATGAAAAACACCGTATTGACCTCGCGTCTTATCCCGCCGTGAATAACTGGTTTGAACGCATTCGCAATCGCCCGGCTACCGAACGCGCCCTGCAAAAAATCCATCAGATTTGA
- a CDS encoding TIGR01777 family oxidoreductase, with protein MKILLTGGTGLIGRHLIPRLQALHHDVTVVTRSPEKARQVLGTGIDIWKGLAEKENLDGFDAVINLAGEPIADKRWTEEQKQRLCSSRWNITEKLVELIRNSQTPPSVLISGSASGYYGDLGEVVVTEEEPPHNEFTYKLCAQWERIASAAQSDNTRVCLLRTGVVLAPKGGILGKMLPPFKLGLGGPIGSGRQYLAWIHIDDMVNGILWLLDNDLRGPFNMVSPYPVRNEQFAHALGHALHRPAVLRVPAAAIRLLMGESSVLVLGGQRALPKRLEASGFAFRWYDLEEALGDVVR; from the coding sequence ATGAAGATTCTGCTGACCGGTGGTACGGGCCTGATTGGTCGCCATCTCATTCCCCGCCTGCAGGCGTTGCATCATGACGTCACCGTGGTCACGCGCAGCCCTGAGAAGGCGCGTCAGGTGTTGGGAACGGGTATCGACATCTGGAAAGGTCTGGCTGAAAAGGAGAATCTGGACGGTTTTGACGCCGTCATTAACCTCGCGGGCGAGCCCATCGCCGACAAGCGCTGGACCGAAGAGCAAAAACAGCGGCTGTGCAGCAGCCGCTGGAATATCACCGAGAAGCTGGTTGAGCTGATTCGCAACAGCCAGACGCCGCCGTCGGTGCTGATTTCGGGTTCTGCGTCCGGCTATTACGGCGATCTCGGCGAAGTGGTGGTCACCGAAGAGGAGCCGCCGCACAACGAATTTACCTATAAGCTCTGCGCCCAGTGGGAGCGTATCGCCAGCGCCGCGCAGAGCGATAATACCCGCGTCTGCCTGCTGCGTACCGGCGTGGTGCTTGCGCCGAAAGGCGGCATTCTGGGCAAAATGCTTCCCCCCTTTAAGCTGGGGCTCGGCGGGCCAATCGGCAGCGGGCGTCAGTATCTGGCCTGGATCCATATCGACGATATGGTGAACGGCATCCTCTGGCTGCTGGATAACGACCTGCGCGGGCCGTTTAATATGGTGTCGCCGTATCCGGTGCGTAATGAGCAGTTCGCCCATGCGCTGGGGCATGCCCTGCATCGCCCGGCGGTGCTGCGTGTGCCTGCCGCGGCGATTCGCCTGTTGATGGGGGAATCTTCGGTGCTGGTGCTGGGCGGACAGCGCGCGCTGCCAAAAAGATTAGAAGCCTCAGGTTTTGCGTTTCGGTGGTATGACCTTGAAGAGGCGCTGGGGGATGTGGTGCGGTGA
- a CDS encoding GNAT family N-acetyltransferase, with amino-acid sequence MATITTSRLHLTPFEPSDWAFFRTLRENRDIMRYMAAIAPEKETRRVFAARLMAEHVFVIRFKDDDTPLGDIGLQIGSENREEADIGYTVVPAAQGKGIASEALRAVCEYAFNQTGVKAINAYVLADNGGSVRVLEKAGFVRTQVLEKAYEIDGVRYDDWAYRLERAGRQRNL; translated from the coding sequence ATGGCAACCATCACCACTTCCCGGCTTCATCTCACTCCTTTCGAACCCTCTGACTGGGCTTTTTTTCGCACGCTGCGCGAAAACCGCGACATCATGCGCTACATGGCCGCTATTGCCCCGGAAAAAGAGACCCGACGCGTGTTTGCCGCACGCCTGATGGCGGAGCATGTATTCGTGATCCGTTTTAAGGATGACGATACGCCGCTGGGCGATATTGGCCTGCAGATCGGCTCAGAGAACCGTGAAGAGGCGGATATCGGCTACACGGTTGTGCCTGCCGCACAGGGAAAAGGCATTGCCAGCGAGGCGCTGCGGGCAGTGTGCGAGTATGCGTTCAACCAGACGGGCGTGAAGGCGATTAACGCATACGTGCTGGCGGACAACGGTGGGTCGGTGCGCGTGCTGGAGAAAGCCGGGTTTGTGCGTACGCAGGTGCTGGAGAAGGCGTATGAGATTGACGGAGTACGGTATGACGACTGGGCGTATCGGCTCGAGCGTGCCGGACGGCAACGGAATTTGTAG
- the yfcE gene encoding phosphodiesterase, whose amino-acid sequence MKLMFASDIHGSLPATERVLSLFAQSGAQWLVVLGDVLNHGPRNALPEGYAPAQVAEKLNQYASRIIAVRGNCDSEVDQMLLHFPIVAPWQQVLLERSRLFLTHGHLFGPDNLPALAAGDVLVYGHTHIPVAEKRGEIYHFNPGSVSIPKGGYAASYGMLAENTLSVIALNDQQVIAQVAINP is encoded by the coding sequence ATGAAACTGATGTTTGCGTCGGATATCCATGGATCGCTGCCCGCTACCGAACGCGTTCTTTCTCTGTTTGCCCAAAGCGGGGCGCAGTGGCTGGTGGTTCTGGGCGATGTGTTAAACCATGGCCCACGAAATGCCCTGCCGGAAGGCTATGCCCCGGCGCAGGTGGCTGAAAAACTGAATCAATATGCTTCGCGCATTATTGCCGTGCGCGGCAACTGCGACAGCGAAGTGGACCAGATGCTGCTGCACTTTCCCATCGTCGCGCCGTGGCAGCAGGTTTTACTGGAAAGAAGCCGTCTTTTTTTGACTCACGGTCATCTTTTTGGCCCGGACAATCTCCCCGCGCTCGCCGCTGGCGATGTCCTGGTTTACGGTCATACTCATATTCCGGTGGCAGAAAAACGCGGCGAGATCTATCACTTTAATCCCGGTTCCGTCAGTATCCCGAAAGGCGGATACGCGGCAAGCTATGGCATGCTTGCCGAGAATACGTTAAGCGTTATCGCACTTAATGATCAGCAAGTTATTGCGCAGGTAGCGATTAATCCGTAA
- the folX gene encoding dihydroneopterin triphosphate 2'-epimerase, which yields MSQHDAIIRIKNLRLRTFIGIKEEEIANRQDIVVNVTIHYPADKARASEDINDALNYRTITKSIIQYVENNRFFLLEKLTQDVLDIAREHHWVTYAEVEIDKLHALRYADSVSMTLSWQRQA from the coding sequence ATGTCGCAGCATGACGCTATTATTCGAATAAAAAACTTACGCTTACGCACGTTCATCGGTATCAAAGAGGAAGAGATCGCAAACCGACAGGATATCGTTGTCAACGTGACGATTCACTACCCGGCAGACAAGGCGCGCGCCAGTGAAGATATCAATGACGCGCTGAACTACCGCACCATTACCAAAAGCATCATCCAGTACGTTGAAAACAACCGTTTCTTCCTGCTGGAAAAATTAACTCAGGATGTGCTCGATATCGCACGCGAACATCACTGGGTCACTTATGCTGAAGTAGAGATCGATAAACTTCACGCCCTGCGTTACGCCGACTCCGTCTCCATGACGTTAAGCTGGCAGCGCCAGGCGTAA
- the yfcF gene encoding glutathione transferase, which produces MNQPAITLWSDSSYFSPYVLSAYVALAEKGLSFSLKTVDLDSGEHLKPQWQGYALTRRVPVLEIDGFELSESSAIDEYLEDRFAPPEWERIYPHDLQKRARARQIQAWLRSDLVPIRVERSTDVVFAGVIKPALSAEGLASAQKLIETASSLLAHGNPNLFGEWCIADTDLALMLNRLILNGDEVPPLLVDYAAFQWQRASVQRYVALSAKRAG; this is translated from the coding sequence ATGAACCAGCCTGCGATTACCCTGTGGTCCGACTCCAGCTATTTTTCACCCTATGTCCTGAGCGCCTACGTCGCGCTGGCCGAGAAAGGGCTCTCTTTTAGCCTCAAAACCGTCGATCTTGACAGCGGTGAGCACCTGAAACCGCAGTGGCAGGGCTACGCGCTAACCCGACGCGTGCCGGTGCTGGAAATCGACGGCTTTGAGCTGAGTGAATCATCCGCGATCGATGAATACCTTGAAGATCGCTTTGCGCCGCCGGAGTGGGAGCGTATCTATCCTCACGATCTGCAAAAGCGCGCCCGCGCGCGGCAGATCCAGGCGTGGCTGCGCAGCGATCTGGTGCCGATCCGCGTTGAACGTTCCACTGACGTCGTTTTTGCCGGGGTGATAAAGCCCGCGCTGAGTGCAGAAGGCCTTGCCAGTGCGCAAAAGCTGATTGAAACCGCCTCCTCGCTGCTGGCCCACGGCAACCCAAATCTGTTTGGCGAGTGGTGCATTGCCGATACCGACCTGGCGCTGATGCTGAACCGCCTGATCCTCAACGGCGATGAGGTTCCACCGCTGCTGGTGGATTATGCCGCATTCCAGTGGCAGCGCGCCTCGGTGCAGCGCTATGTGGCACTCTCCGCTAAGCGTGCTGGCTGA